A region of the Dermacentor albipictus isolate Rhodes 1998 colony chromosome 4, USDA_Dalb.pri_finalv2, whole genome shotgun sequence genome:
ATATATCCCCGTTGCAATTTCATTGCGATGCAAATGACTGCGCTGTTCAGTCTGTTTAGCAAAAGGGTGATTACATAGGTGACCTTGATGACAAAGTGTAATTTTAGGTAATCTGTTGGCGTTGCGTTAAGATATTGCAAACGCTTTAGTACTATGTTTCAATGGTGCTGAAGATGTTAGGCGACGCTTTCAGATACATTTTGATGTTTATATGCACGGAATCGGCTTTGTATCACGTTTCGTGAGATTGCAAGCAATACCCGTTGATTACCGCGAGAAGCGCCGCAAAGTTACTCCGCCAGTAAGAGCAAGGCTCCGCGAATCACACCGACAAATAGCATTGGCCTTACCGAACACAATTTTCTAGTCGTGAGTTTGCAGTTTCTTGAGCAGAAGTAAACAGCCTGTAGCGACGTGGCGTCGGGGCGGCGCCGGCCAAGGGGCGGGCTCGTACGCAGCGGCCATAACGGCCGGGACGCGGAGCGCCGCAGTCACGAGGACCAGAGGCTGCCTCTCGGCCGGCCTTGTCCCGACGCCACGTCACTACACGGGCGACGAGGTAAAGCCTTTCTGCTACCACTATCTGCTCCAGCTGCGATGGACGACATTCCACCTGCCACTTCTTTGTCTCCTTCGCCAGGAACGTCTGCGTCGACGCCGGCCTCCCCATCCCACGCTCTCGCCATGGCGTTCGCGCCGCCGCCTTTCCTTGCTTCACCCGGTCAACACATGCAGTACCTTGGCAAAAGTGGAACCGCTCGTTCGAGACGTCCCTACTGGCGGCAGGAGGAACCACTAGCCAACTTAGGCTTCGCGCGGCAGCGTTTGTATTGGGACCTCACATCGCAAGTGGACCCGGAAACTACAACTTTTCAAGACATCTTGCGCATACTTGAGAAGCACCATGAAGATGGCACCAACTGCATGGTACATCAAATTATTTTTCGGGATCCAGGAGAAAGTTTAGAGGACGTTGTAATCGCAAAATGCATCGCTATAGCTCTCAGAAATTGTTTTAGGCGCCAAAAACACGGACAACAGAATAAAAGACACGAACAGGCGCACAGTCTTTTATAATGTTGTCCGTGTCTTATTTTTTGCTCttaaaaccatttctaaaagccatATACGAACTAGCCCGACACCAGACATTAATGTACTCCGTTACATTGGTTGGCACCTGGTTGCGCATTCGGCGCTTGCCATGACGAGTACCTCCGAAACCAGATCCTGCAAGGCGTCGCGTCTACAACAATCCGTGAAAGACTGCTGTACGAAGGATGCTCTTTGACGCTAGAGGAGGCCGAAGAAATCAGAAGGAGCGTCGAGCAAGTTCACAAAGAGCTTCATGTTTTCAGCGGTCCTGCCATGCATCGCATCTCTACGCAGCGGCAAGATGACCTTGCAAAGC
Encoded here:
- the LOC139059413 gene encoding uncharacterized protein, with the protein product MAFAPPPFLASPGQHMQYLGKSGTARSRRPYWRQEEPLANLGFARQRLYWDLTSQVDPETTTFQDILRILEKHHEDGTNCMLILSHEELIKNAPEELQTLYA